Proteins encoded in a region of the Triticum dicoccoides isolate Atlit2015 ecotype Zavitan chromosome 3A, WEW_v2.0, whole genome shotgun sequence genome:
- the LOC119268290 gene encoding serine/threonine-protein kinase AFC3-like, which produces MESSRSRKRTRQELDSTGDPPPEREVVARGGASPPWRDDDRDGHYVFDLGENLTRRYKILSKMGEGTFGRVLECWDRETREYVAIKVVRSIRKYRDAAMIEIDVLNRLAENERYRSLCVQIQRWFDYRNHICIVFEKLGPSLYDFLKRNRYQPFPVELVREFGRQLLESVAYMHELRLIHTDLKPENILLVSSEYIKVPSSKKNSQDEIHFKCLPKSSAIKLIDFGSTAFDNQEHNSIVSTRHYRAPEIILGLGWSLPCDIWSVGCILVELCSGEALFQTHENLEHLAMMERVLGPVPEHMIRKASSSAQKYFRRGTRLNWPEGAVTRESIRAVRKLHRLKDLVARNADHSKASLADLLYGLLRFEPSERLTAQEALDHPFFRIPGPT; this is translated from the exons ATGGAGTCGTCGAGGTCGCGGAAGCGCACGCGTCAAGAGTTGGACAGCACCGGCGACCCGCCGCCGGAGCGGGAGGTG GTAGCAAGGGGTGGCGCGTCGCCGCCTTGGCGGGATGACGACCGCGACGGCCATTACGTGTTTGATCTCGGCGAGAACTTGACCCGTCGGT ATAAAATCTTGAGCAAAATGGGTGAAG GTACTTTTGGCCGAGTTTTGGAATGCTGGGACCGTGAAACACGTGAATATGTTGCAATAAAAGTTGTCCGAAGCATCCGGAAGTACCGGGATGCTGCAATGATTGAGATCGATGTGCTCAATCGCCTTGCAGAAAATGAGAGATACAGATCCCT CTGTGTCCAAATTCAAAGATGGTTTGACTATCGCAACCATATATGCATT GTATTTGAGAAGCTTGGGCCAAGCTTGTATGATTTTCTAAAGAGAAATAGATACCAACCTTTCCCTGTGGAACTTGTGCGGGAGTTTGGACGACAACTGTTGGAATCTGTAGCAT ATATGCATGAATTACGCCTTATTCACACTGATCTGAAGCCAGAAAACATACTCCTTGTATCTTCCGAATATATAAAGGTTCCAAGTTCCAAG AAGAATTCACAAGATGAGATACACTTCAAGTGCTTGCCAAAGTCCAGTGCCATAAAGCTGATAGATTTTGGTAGTACTGCCTTTGATAATCAGGAACATAACTCGATTGTTTCTACGAGGCATTACAGGGCACCTGAAATAATCTTAG GCTTAGGCTGGAGTTTGCCATGTGATATTTGGAGTGTTGGTTGCATCCTCGTTGAGCTATGCTCG GGGGAGGCATTATTTCAGACACATGAGAACCTGGAACACCTAgcaatgatggagagggttttgggacCCGTACCAGAGCACATGATACGGAAGGCTAG TTCATCAGCTCAGAAATATTTTAGGCGAGGGACACGTCTAAATTGGCCTGAAGGTGCTGTTACAAGAGAAAGCATCAGAGCAGTCAGAAAACTACACCGGCTAAAG GACTTGGTCGCGAGAAATGCTGACCATTCAAAGGCATCGCTGGCAGACTTGCTATATGGTCTTTTAAGGTTTGAGCCTTCAGAGCGCCTTACTGCCCAAGAAGCTCTAGATCATCCATTCTTCCGAATTCCAGGTCCAACATGA